GAGGGCGTGGTGCGCTACTACCTGCTCTCCTCGGTGACCGACGCGGACATGACCAAGCCCGCCCACCGCGCGTCGATCGCCGCGCTGCGGCTGCTGGGCAGCGAGCCGAAGGTCACCGACGCGATGAACGAGGTCGGCCGGCTGTGGTCGGAGCTGCTGGCCGGGCATGTCGGCGATCCGCTCACCGCCGAGATCGTGGGACTGCTGGGCGACGGGCTGTACCTGCGCGCCACGCTCGGCGGGCAGGCGCCGCAGCCGTTGCTCAACCGGCTGCCGGAAGCGCTGCGCCGGCTGGGCCTGTCCTGACGCTCAGACGGTTGGCACCCGCGCCCAGGCGCTGACCAGCGGCGGCAGGATCGCGATTGCGCCGGCTTCCGTCGCCTCGGCGACCAGCCGGGCGGGCAGGCGGTCGAGGTCGGCGAGGTCGCCGACGTCCAGTCCGAGTTGGACGGCCACCGGCAACAGGGCGCGCCACACGCCCATCACGAAGCCCAGGATGTCCGGATCGGACAGTGGGCCGAGGCACGCGCCCATCGTCAAGGCGGGCATGGGCAGGCCGGCCGCGTGGAAGAGCCCCGGGAGCGCCGTGCCCGTCTCGGTGGTCGCGCCCGCACCCCGGAACGCCTGCACGATGATGTCCCGCACCCGGTCGAACAGCGAGATCTCCGGGGCACTGCGGGCGCCGCTGACGTCGAAGTCCTGGAAGGACACCAGGCCGCCCGGCCGGACCAGCCCGGCCAGCCGGCGCAGCGCGGCGGCCGGGTCCGGCAGGTGCATGAGGATCAGGCGGCCGATGACCGCGTCGAACGGCCGGGGCGCGTCCAGCTCCTCGATCGCGGCGTGGCGGAATGTGACGTTCGACAGCCCGGCCCCGGCGGCCCGCTGCGCGGCGAGGTCGAGGATCGAGGCCTGCGCGTCGACACCGGTCACCGACCCCGCGGGCCCGACGAGGTGCGCCGCGGCGATCGACACGTCGCCCGGGCCGCAGCCGACGTCAAGGACGCGCATGCCGGGTTCGAGCCCGGCCTGGCGCAAGGCGTGCTCGGTGTGGCCGCGGTAGAGGCGCCCCTGCAGGAGGAGCCGCTCGACCTCGGGATCGTGGTGCCCAAGCACATAGCCG
The window above is part of the Amycolatopsis thermoflava N1165 genome. Proteins encoded here:
- a CDS encoding TetR/AcrR family transcriptional regulator, which translates into the protein MGRPSAREQILDAYQDILIESGSAAVTLDAVAARAKVSKGGLLYHFGSKDALLDGLLDRLLRLTAADVEYARTAPEGVVRYYLLSSVTDADMTKPAHRASIAALRLLGSEPKVTDAMNEVGRLWSELLAGHVGDPLTAEIVGLLGDGLYLRATLGGQAPQPLLNRLPEALRRLGLS
- a CDS encoding class I SAM-dependent methyltransferase produces the protein MSTGTGYVLGHHDPEVERLLLQGRLYRGHTEHALRQAGLEPGMRVLDVGCGPGDVSIAAAHLVGPAGSVTGVDAQASILDLAAQRAAGAGLSNVTFRHAAIEELDAPRPFDAVIGRLILMHLPDPAAALRRLAGLVRPGGLVSFQDFDVSGARSAPEISLFDRVRDIIVQAFRGAGATTETGTALPGLFHAAGLPMPALTMGACLGPLSDPDILGFVMGVWRALLPVAVQLGLDVGDLADLDRLPARLVAEATEAGAIAILPPLVSAWARVPTV